In Bubalus bubalis isolate 160015118507 breed Murrah chromosome 3, NDDB_SH_1, whole genome shotgun sequence, a genomic segment contains:
- the ETV4 gene encoding ETS translocation variant 4 isoform X8, with amino-acid sequence MQLPGPCPPAPSQHHPSLLSCLFPPAQVPDSDEQFVPDFHSENSFHSPTTRIKKEPQSPCTDPALSCSRKPRLPYHHGEQCLYSSAYDPPRQIAIKSPAPGAPGQSPLQPFPRAEQRNFLRSSSASQPHPGHGYLGEHSSIFQQPLDVCHSFTPSQGAGREPLPAPYQHQLSEPCPPYPQQSFKQEYLDPLYEQAGQPAVGQGGVSGHRYPGAGVVIKQEQTDFSYDSDVPGYASMYLHTEGFSGPSPGDRTVGYGYEKPLRPFPDDVCVVPEKFEGDIKQEGMGAFREGPPYQRRGALQLWQFLVALLDDPTNAHFIAWTGRGMEFKLIEPEEVARLWGIQKNRPAMNYDKLSRSLRYYYEKGIMQKVAGERYVYKFVCEPEALFSLAFPDNQRPALKAEFDRPVSEEDTVPLSHLDESPAYLPELAGPAQPFGPKGGYSY; translated from the exons ATGCAGCTGCCGGGGCCCTGTCCCCCTGCACCGTCCCAGCACcaccccagcctcctctcctgcctcttcccACCAG CTCAGGTACCGGACAGTGATGAGCAGTTTGTTCCTGATTTCCATTCGGAAAACT CTTTCCACAGCCCCACCACCAGGATCAAGAAGGAGCCCCAGAGTCCTTGCACAGACCCGGCCCTGTCCTGCAGCAGAAAGCCCCGCCTCCCCTATCACCATGGCGAGCAGTGCCTTTATTCCAG TGCCTATGACCCCCCTAGACAAATCGCCATCAAGTCCCCTGCCCCTGGTGCCCCCGGACAGTCGCCCCTGCAGCCCTTTCCCCGGGCAGAACAACGGAATTTCCTGAGATCCTCCAgcgcctcccagccccaccctggccACGGGTACCTCGGGGAGCACAG CTCCATCTTCCAGCAGCCCCTGGATGTCTGCCACTCCTTCACACCCTCTCAGGGAGCGGGCCGTgaacccctccctgccccctaccAACACCAGCTGTCGGAGCCCTGCCCACCCTACCCTCAGCAGAGCTTCAAGCAGGAATACCTTGACCCCCTGTATGAACAGGCCGGCCAGCCAGCAGTGGGCCAGGGTGGAGTCAGTGGGCACAGGTACCCAGGGGCGGGGGTGGTGATCAAACAGGAACAGACGGACTTCTCCTACGACTCAG ATGTCCCTGGGTATGCCTCAATGTACCTTCACACAGAGGGTTTCTCCGGGCCCTCTCCAGGTGACAGAACCGTGG GCTATGGCTATGAGAAACCTCTGCGACCATTCCCAGATGATGTCTGTGTCGTCCCTGAGAAGTTTGAAG GAGACATCAAGCAGGAAGGGATGGGAGCCTTCCGAGAGGGACCACCCTACCAGCGCCGGGGTGCCTTGCAGCTGTGGCAGTTTCTGGTGGCCCTGCTCGATGACCCGACGAATGCCCACTTCATTGCCTGGACCGGCCGGGGGATGGAGTTCAAACTAATTGAGCCTGAGGAG GTTGCCAGGCTCTGGGGTATCCAGAAGAACCGGCCAGCTATGAATTACGACAAACTGAGTCGCTCACTCCGATACTACTACGAGAAAGGCATCATGCAGAAG GTGGCTGGCGAGCGTTATGTGTACAAGTTTGTGTGCGAGCCCGAGGCCCTCTTCTCTCTGGCCTTCCCGGACAATCAGCGTCCAGCTCTCAAGGCTGAGTTTGACCGGCCGGTCAGTGAGGAGGACACAGTCCCTTTGTCCCACTTGGACGAGAGCCCCGCCTACCTCCCAGAGCTGGCTGGCCCTGCCCAGCCCTTTGGCCCCAAGGGTGGCTACTCTTACTAG
- the ETV4 gene encoding ETS translocation variant 4 isoform X9 produces the protein MYLHTEGFSGPSPGDRTVGYGYEKPLRPFPDDVCVVPEKFEGDIKQEGMGAFREGPPYQRRGALQLWQFLVALLDDPTNAHFIAWTGRGMEFKLIEPEEVARLWGIQKNRPAMNYDKLSRSLRYYYEKGIMQKVAGERYVYKFVCEPEALFSLAFPDNQRPALKAEFDRPVSEEDTVPLSHLDESPAYLPELAGPAQPFGPKGGYSY, from the exons ATGTACCTTCACACAGAGGGTTTCTCCGGGCCCTCTCCAGGTGACAGAACCGTGG GCTATGGCTATGAGAAACCTCTGCGACCATTCCCAGATGATGTCTGTGTCGTCCCTGAGAAGTTTGAAG GAGACATCAAGCAGGAAGGGATGGGAGCCTTCCGAGAGGGACCACCCTACCAGCGCCGGGGTGCCTTGCAGCTGTGGCAGTTTCTGGTGGCCCTGCTCGATGACCCGACGAATGCCCACTTCATTGCCTGGACCGGCCGGGGGATGGAGTTCAAACTAATTGAGCCTGAGGAG GTTGCCAGGCTCTGGGGTATCCAGAAGAACCGGCCAGCTATGAATTACGACAAACTGAGTCGCTCACTCCGATACTACTACGAGAAAGGCATCATGCAGAAG GTGGCTGGCGAGCGTTATGTGTACAAGTTTGTGTGCGAGCCCGAGGCCCTCTTCTCTCTGGCCTTCCCGGACAATCAGCGTCCAGCTCTCAAGGCTGAGTTTGACCGGCCGGTCAGTGAGGAGGACACAGTCCCTTTGTCCCACTTGGACGAGAGCCCCGCCTACCTCCCAGAGCTGGCTGGCCCTGCCCAGCCCTTTGGCCCCAAGGGTGGCTACTCTTACTAG